Proteins found in one Quercus robur chromosome 2, dhQueRobu3.1, whole genome shotgun sequence genomic segment:
- the LOC126708336 gene encoding GATA transcription factor 21-like: MTPAYLNPPSSPCPLVEQREEDQHIKLFISPHDHQASSSLLVPTFFERKQHDEKGIKFEEPQLQEHDDEKSVEEDISKHHKLSICQSQGGDPSKSTTGPVQWMSSKMRLMQKMMNPNFQDTDKPARTMKNFPSDQRHGNGEINPPNCINNTIRVCADCNTTTTPLWRSGPRGPKSLCNACGIRQRKARRAMAEAAAAANGMVVSTNNSTTKSYKVHNKEKKSRKSHGAQYKTKCKLMDTSHSKRKLSFKDLALSLRNNSTFGKVFPQDEAEGALLLMELSCGLVHSRKFSI; the protein is encoded by the exons aTGACTCCAGCCTATCTGAACCCACCATCATCTCCTTGCCCTCTTGTAGAGCAAAGAGAAGAAGATCAACACATTAAGCTCTTTATCTCACCACATGATCATCAAGCCTCATCTTCCCTCTTAGTTCCTactttttttgagaggaaacAACATGATGAAAAGGGGATTAAATTTGAAGAGCCACAGCTACAAGAACATGATGATGAAAAG TCTGTGGAGGAAGATATTAGCAAACACCACAAATTATCCATATGCcaaagccaaggtggagatccAAGTAAAAGTACAACTGGGCCAGTACAGTGGATGTCTTCAAAGATGAGGTTGATGCAAAAAATGATGAACCCAAATTTCCAAGATACAGACAAACCAGCAAGAACTATGAAGAACTTTCCAAGTGATCAGCGGCATGGAAATGGAGAAATCAACCCGCCTAACTGCATCAACAACACTATTAGGGTTTGTGCTGATTGTAACACCACCACTACCCCTCTTTGGAGGAGTGGCCCTCGAGGTCCCAAG TCACTTTGCAATGCCTGTGGTATTAGGCAAAGGAAGGCAAGAAGAGCCATGGCAGAAGCTGCAGCAGCTGCAAATGGTATGGTAGTTTCCACCAACAATTCAACAACGAAGAGTTATAAGGTGcacaacaaagaaaagaaatcgcGTAAAAGCCATGGAGCACAATACAAGACTAAGTGCAAGCTCATGGACACTTCCCACAGCAAAAGGAAGCTTTCTTTCAAGGATTTAGCTCTAAGTTTGAGAAACAATTCGACTTTTGGAAAAGTATTTCCTCAGGATGAAGCAGAAGGTGCACTCCTGCTAATGGAACTATCTTGTGGCCTTGTTCACAGtagaaaattttccatttag